A stretch of DNA from Fimbriimonadaceae bacterium:
CGAGGTCGACGCCCCAAACGCCAAGCACGATCTTCATCTGCTCGACTCGGTCCACGCTTCCAAACATCCCCAATCCCCAGGAGTAGAACACAAACGTGCACGCCACGGTCTGGAGGAGGTAAGCGCTCAGGGCCACTCGCCCAACGGCGGAAACCGCTCGCACAACGCCTGGAAGCCTCCCCGACTCGACCCACATCGCCCCGAGGACCAGGTACCCGAGGCTGAGAATGGGCCCGAAGAACAGCTCCCAGGGCAAGGTGGCGAAGTAGTTGAACGGCAACGGACGAAGGGCCAACGCGAGGGCGTTCAGCGCCAATCCGCCCCCCAATCCCACCAGCAACACCCGGCCGCGCGCCATGGCGTGGGCCCCGGGCTTGAAAAGAAACCCGCTTCGGCCCCAAAGCACTCCCAGACAAAACAGCGGCAGCAGGAACGGCAACATGAGCACCACCGCGGGTCCTCCCGAGCCGGCGAAGACCGTGGCGCGCTGAGCCAACTGCTCGCTGTAGCTCCCCGCCGCAAAGGTCGCCACCTCGGCAGCAGGCGACATCGCTCCGGCGCTCCAAGTTTTGGGCAACGCCCTCATCCCCTCGCTCCACATGGCGACGGCTCCCAAGAAGGCACCCGCCGATGCGAGGAGCGCCAGCGCCGCGCCTGCCACGATCACCCGGCGCAGATTGCGCTCCGAAGCCGTGGCGAGAAAACAAGCAACCGCCGCGGTGCCCGAGTAGATCCAGAGGATGTCCCCGTACCACAGGAACAGGCCGTGGGCCAACCCCAGCAGCGCAAGGTACCCGGTGCGCTTCAAATAGCCCCAAGGCCAAGCGTTGGGGACGGACCTTCGCTTCTCGTACTGCATCCAGATGCCGATCCCGAACAAGACGGCCAGCATCGATCGGAACTTGCCGGTCACCAAAAAGAGCTTGACGACCTCGATCCACTTCTCGACGCTTGTCGGCTCCGACAAGGGGAGGGCCGTACTGAACAAGGGACCGGAAGGCTCGGCGAACGCCGCGATGTTCGCGGGCAAGATGCCCAAAATGGCGATCCCGCGAAGGAAATCCAAGGCCTGGATGCGACCATGGACCGTAGGGGCGACCGCCTGCATACCCCGCAAGTGTAGTGCCCCACCCCGGCGCTTGGCAAGGCCCCCGCCGCAACGTCCAGTCGCCACGGCTCGTCTGTTTAATCATGCTCTTGGCGCCGCTGCTCCTGCTTCTCGCTCCGGTCGTGTCCGATAGGGGAATCGTCTACTCCCATGCAGGAGGCGAATCGCTGGAAATGGACATCCACCGGCCCGCAACTGTGGAGGGAGCCCTTCCCTGCGTCGTGGTCATCCACGGAGGGTCCTGGATCGGTGGCAAACGCGAGGACATGGATGCCCTGGCCAAGGCCCTGGCCGAGAAGGGCCTGGTGGCGGCGAACATCACCTACCGGCTCGCCAAGGCGCCGCAATTCCACCGCTGGCCCGCGATGCTCGACGATGCCCAAACCGCGGTCCGCTTCCTTCGCGCCAATGCGGCCAAATACCACGTGGATCCGATGCGCATGGGCTCCGCCGGCGCCAGCGCGGGAGGCCACCTCGCGCTGTTCCTGGGGTGCCGCGACACGCGCGATCCCGACCCGAAGGAGTACCCCGAAGTCTCAAGCCGGGTGTCGGCCGTCCTCGACCTGTTCGGCCCCACCGACATGACTCAGGACTACCCGCGCAACGTGGCGATCGACTTTCTGTACCAGACCGTTCTGGGCAAGCCGAGGGACAAGGCGGAGGCGGAGATTCGCGATGCGAGCCCCCTTCTGTTCATCGACAAGCGCTCGGCTCCCGTGTTTATCGTGCAAGGGCTCGTGGACCCTCTTGTGAACCCCCATCAGAGCCAGATGCTGGAAGCCAAGCTCAAGGAGATGGGCATCGGGGTTGAGGCGAGGTATGTCGAGGGCATGGGGCACGGAGGCGACCCGAACGACCCCAAGATCGGTGAAGCCTATGCGGCCGGCATCGACTGGATCGCCAAGGAACTTCTCGCCTCCCGCAGAAAGGCTGCCTAACGAAAAAAAGAAGAGCCTCCCTTCGAAGAAGGGCGGGGGCTCCAGGGCCTTTCCGAAGCTAGATGAACCCGATGCGATCGCGCCCGGCGCCGTCTGCGTGCCCCGATGAGTCGGGAGCGCACGCATATCCGAGAGCCAGGAGTTCGTCGGTGTCGAGCGTTTGCGCCACCTCCACACTCAACGCGTTCCGTGGCTCCGCTTTGGGTTCCCCGCTCGGCAAGACGAGTTCTCGCACTTGGATCCTTGACAATTCCTTGTCCACACTCTTTTGACGCAAACAATCCGGGACTTCGTTTGCCGGTTATCGAAGAATCTGCTCCCAATGGGCCTTCCGACCTGAAAAAACCAAGATTATCCCAGGGTGAAGCACATGAAAAAGGGCGCCCGCCGCCGTGGCGGACGCCCTTTCTTGGCGAGGCTACTCCTCGTCCGTCTCACTCTCGGCCGCGGCCATGTCGGCCAGCGACGGGAACGCGAGCGACGAGCTGCCTTCCCCGATGTCGTCTCCCGCCTCGACCAGAGCCGTGAGCGACTGCTCGGCCCAGGCCGGACCGCGCTGCACGTCCACCGCTACGTCGCGGTACGACTTGACGCCGGTTCCGCTTGGGATGAGGCGCCCGATGATCACGTTCTCCTTCAGACCGACGAGCTGATCCTTCTTTCCGCGCACCGCGGCCTCGGTGAGCACGCGGGTCGTCTTCTGGAACGACGCGGCCGAGAGGAACGAGTCGGTGGCGAGCGACGCCTCGGTGATGCCGAGGAGAATCCACGTCGCCGTGGCTTCCTTGGGATCGCGCTCGATGTTGTCCCCGGTGATCGGGTCCACATACTTGATCTTCTTGCCCGCCTGGATCAGCTGTTGCACCCGGTCGTTCTCGCGCTGGAACGCGAACCGGTCCACGATCTGGCCCGGAAGGAACGGCGTGTCGCCCGGCTCCTTGATCTGCCGCTTGCGCAGCATCTGCCGGATGATGACCTCGATGTGCTTGTCGTTGATGTCGACGCCCTGGGCTTTGTAGACGCTCTGCAGGTTCTCGACGAAGTAGTCGTACACCGCAGACGCACCCGCAAGCTCCAACACCTCGTGCGGATCGCGCGGACCTTCGGTGAGGGGGTCGCCCTTGATGATCTTGCCGCCCTTGGTCACCGGCAGCTTTCCGAGCGGCGGCACCAGGATCGGATAGAAGATCGCCACCTTGTCGATGTCGTGCTTGCGGAGCGCCGTCACCGTGGCGGTCGTGAGCTTCTGGCCGTAGAGCTTCTCCAGGCCCGCATCGATCGTCCCGTCCGTGCCCGGCTCCCAAGGCTGCACGTCGTTGAGGTACGCGTCCTTGATCGGTCCGGTCAGCGGCACGGTGGCTTCGATGATGATCCATCGCCCGTAGGACGATTCCTGGATCGCCCGGACCACACCCGTGACCGGGCAGATGATCGCCTTTCCTCGGGGCTGGCGCCGAGCCTCGAAGATCTCCTCGACGCGGACGATGCCGCTCGATTCACCCGTCCAAGCGTAGAAGAAGGTCTTGCGCGAGCGCTCCCAGAGCTTCTTCGATTCGTTGTCGGCTTTCTCGAGCAGCTTCTGGGCGGCCTTGGTCTGCCGTTCGGTCTTCTTCTTGGCCTTTGGATCCTCTTCGTCGATCGTGAGCAGGTCCTTGTCCTTGAAGAAGGACTTGACGACGCTCTCCTGGGACTCGAGCAGCTTCGTGGGATCGAACTGCTTCATGTCCGTGTCGGTCGCGAGGGCGAAGTCCTCCATGAACTGGCGGATGAACTTACCGGTCTTGTACTGGTTCGTACGCGCGATGGTCGCCGAACCCGCGACGCCTCCGGTATGGAACGTCCGCATCGTGAGCTGCGTGCCGGGTTCGCCGATCGACTGTGCGGCGATGATGCCCACTGCAACGCCGACTTCGACGAGGCGGCTCGTCGAGAGGTCGATGCCGTAGCAGCGCGAGCAGATGCCGAGCTCGCGATCGCACGTGAGAGGCGAACGAATGATCGCGCCCAGATCGCCGTGCTCGTTCTGCGAGAATCCGCACGCGATGTACTTGTCGGCCAGTTTGGCCCGCTCCTCTTCGGAGGTGAGCTCTGCCAGCGCCTGCGCGTACCGATTCTCGATCTTTGTGACGGCTTGAGCCTGTTCGCGCGTGATGATCTCGCCCGCGGTCACCACCTCTTCGCCGGTTTCGGGATCCACCATCGTGCCGATGGCTACCCGACCGAACATGCGGTCGCCGATCGGTTCGATGACCTCGCCCTCGTCGACGATGCGGTGGACGAAGATCCCTTCGCTCGTTCCGCAGTCGTGCGCCCGGATGATCACGTCTTGCGAGACGTCCACCAGGCGCCGGGTGAGGTAGCCCGCGTCCGCCGTGCGGAGCGCCGTGTCGGCCAAGCCTTTGCGGGCGCCGTGCGTCGTCACGAAGTACTCGAGCATGCTCAGTCCCTTGTGGAACGAGTTCTTGACCGGCAGCTCGTAGATGACCTCGTTGAACTGGTTGAACATGAGGCCGCGCATGCCGGCGAGCTGGGCAAGCTGCTTCACGCTGCCTCGGGCGCCGGACACGGTGATGATCGACAGCGGGTTGAACTGCGTCAGGCCCGCGACGATCTCCCGACCGATCTCGTCGTACGTCTCTGTCCAGAGGCG
This window harbors:
- a CDS encoding DUF418 domain-containing protein, whose product is MQAVAPTVHGRIQALDFLRGIAILGILPANIAAFAEPSGPLFSTALPLSEPTSVEKWIEVVKLFLVTGKFRSMLAVLFGIGIWMQYEKRRSVPNAWPWGYLKRTGYLALLGLAHGLFLWYGDILWIYSGTAAVACFLATASERNLRRVIVAGAALALLASAGAFLGAVAMWSEGMRALPKTWSAGAMSPAAEVATFAAGSYSEQLAQRATVFAGSGGPAVVLMLPFLLPLFCLGVLWGRSGFLFKPGAHAMARGRVLLVGLGGGLALNALALALRPLPFNYFATLPWELFFGPILSLGYLVLGAMWVESGRLPGVVRAVSAVGRVALSAYLLQTVACTFVFYSWGLGMFGSVDRVEQMKIVLGVWGVDLVFAAVWLRFFNLGPIEWLWRSLTEGRRLPLLKSP
- a CDS encoding alpha/beta hydrolase, whose translation is MAPLLLLLAPVVSDRGIVYSHAGGESLEMDIHRPATVEGALPCVVVIHGGSWIGGKREDMDALAKALAEKGLVAANITYRLAKAPQFHRWPAMLDDAQTAVRFLRANAAKYHVDPMRMGSAGASAGGHLALFLGCRDTRDPDPKEYPEVSSRVSAVLDLFGPTDMTQDYPRNVAIDFLYQTVLGKPRDKAEAEIRDASPLLFIDKRSAPVFIVQGLVDPLVNPHQSQMLEAKLKEMGIGVEARYVEGMGHGGDPNDPKIGEAYAAGIDWIAKELLASRRKAA